The Stigmatella aurantiaca DW4/3-1 genome contains the following window.
CCCCCGCGTCCTCTTGGCCAACTCGAACCTGGTCGGCCGCTGGGCGACCTGGGAGCACTTCCACGAGTTGGAGCAGAAGGGGCTGATGATGTACGGCCAGATGACGGCCGGCTCGTGGATCTACATCGGCACGCAGGGGATTCTTCAGGGCACCTACGAGACGTTCGCGCAAGCGGGCCGCATGCACTTTGGCTCGGCGGACCTGTCCGGACGGCTGGTGCTCTCCGGTGGCCTGGGCGGCATGGGGGGCGCGCAGCCGCTGGCGGCCACCATGAACAACGCCGTCTTTCTCGGCGTGGAGATCGATCCGCAGCGCGCGCAGCGCCGCCTGGAGACGCGCTACCTGGATGTCGTCGCCCAGAACCTCGACGAGGCGCTGGCCCTGGTGAAGGAGGCGCAGAAGAAGCGCGAGGGCCGCTCCATCGCCGTCATCGGCAACGCGGCCTCGGTGTTCCGGGAGCTGTACCGCCGGGGCATCACGCCGGACCTGGTGACGGACCAGACGAGCGCGCACGATCCGCTCAACGGCTACATCCCCGCGGACCTCTCGCTGGAAGCGGCCGCGGAGCTGCGCCGGCGGGCCCCCGAGGAGTATGTGCGCCGGGCCCGGGAGACGATGGGCGTGCAGATCCAGGCGATGCTGGACTTCCAGCGCGCGGGCAGCCACGTGTTCGACTACGGCAACAACCTGCGGGGCCAGGCCCAGCTCGGCGGCAAGGAGAACGCCTTCGAGTTTCCGGGCTTCGTGCCCGCCTATATCCGCCCCATGTTCTGCGAGGGGATGGGGCCCTTCCGCTGGGTGGCGCTCTCGGGAGATCCCGCGGACATCCGCCGCACGGACCAGGCGGTGCTGGAGCTGTTCCCGGAGAAGGAGTCCCTGCGCCGGTGGATTCAGATGGCGCAGCAGCGCGTGGCCTTCCAGGGCCTGCCGGCGCGCATCTGCTGGCTGGGCTACGGAGAGCGGGCCCGGGCGGGGCTCGCCTTCAACGAGCTGGTGCGCAAGGGCGAGGTGAAGGCCCCCATCGTCATCGGCAGAGACCACCTGGACTGCGGCTCGGTGGCCTCGCCCAACCGGGAGACCGAGGCGATGCGCGATGGCTCGGACGCGGTGGCCGACTGGCCCATCCTCAACGCGCTGGTGAACGCGGTGAATGGCGCCTCTTGGGTGTCCTTCCACCATGGAGGCGGCGTGGGCATGGGCTACTCGCTGCACTCCGGGCAGGTCATCGTCGCCGATGGCACCCCGGAGGCGGCGCGGCGCATCGAGCGGGTGCTCACCTCGGACCCGGGCATGGGCGTCCTGCGGCACGCGGACGCGGGTTACCCGGAAGCGATCTCCGTGGCCCATGAGCGAGGGGTGAAGATCCCCGGCGTGACCGTGTGAGGCCCCGCATGCGGGGCGGAAGCTGGACGGCCTTCATCGCGCTCGGGGTCCTGGCCTGGCTCGCGGGGTGTGCCCCCAGCACCATGAGCCCCATGGTGATGCGGCTCGGGCCGGGCCAGCCGGACAGCGCCTACTTCCAGGCGGGCCTTCGCGGCGGCCCGCGCCTGTCGGCGCCCTTCGCCGACGGCGCGGAGCCCTCTTTGTTCGGGGGCAACGAGCGCCCCTTCTCCACGCAGCAGTGGTCCATGGCCTATGACGTGGCCCTCACCGAGCCCCTCACCGAGCGGCTGTCCCTGCACGTGGGCGTCCAGGGGGAGTTCTTCTACCCGCTGCCCATGCCGGGCTATGGCGTCTACGCGGGCCTCTCGACGTACTTCGGCAACCCGCGCTGGGGCATCGCGCCGGCGTTCGTGCTGCGAGGTGCCTCGGACCTGGGCATCGACTCACGCGGGGGGCCGGGCACCATCGTCGGAGCGGAGAGCTCGATGGCCCTCTACCTCACCCCCGACCCAGGGGTCGCCCTGGGGTTGGTGCCCTTCGTCGGCTTCCATCGGGTCTTCTCAGGCGAGCAATCGGCCACCGCGAGCTACTACGGGGCGGCCCTGGCGGTGCAGGTGCCCTTGGACCGGCTGACCCGGCTGGAGTTTTCCGGAGGCTTTGGCAGGGCCAAGACCGGCGGCTCGGACACCTGGAACGCGCCCATCATCGGGGCGCGGTGGGGACGCTGAATGGAACCGCTCGAGCTGCTGATCCGCAACACGTCCGAGGTGCTCACCGTCGAGGGCTCGCACCGCGAACCGGCCGAGCGCGCCCTCACCCCGCAGCCGCGGGCCAGCGTCGGGGTGCGTGGCGGGCGCGTGGCGTGGGTAGGCCCCGAGGAGCGGCTGCCCCCTGGCGCCGTGGATGCCGCGACCCAGGTGCTGGATGCCGGGGGCATGTTCGTGGGGCCGGGCTTCGTGGACCCCCACACGCACCTGGTGTTCGCCGGTGAGCGCGCCTCCGAG
Protein-coding sequences here:
- the hutU gene encoding urocanate hydratase, yielding MSRVIRAPVGTTLSCKGWVQEAALRMLMNNLDPDVAERPEDLVVYGGTGKAARDWPSFDRIVSTLQSLTDEETLLVQSGKPVGVLRTHPDAPRVLLANSNLVGRWATWEHFHELEQKGLMMYGQMTAGSWIYIGTQGILQGTYETFAQAGRMHFGSADLSGRLVLSGGLGGMGGAQPLAATMNNAVFLGVEIDPQRAQRRLETRYLDVVAQNLDEALALVKEAQKKREGRSIAVIGNAASVFRELYRRGITPDLVTDQTSAHDPLNGYIPADLSLEAAAELRRRAPEEYVRRARETMGVQIQAMLDFQRAGSHVFDYGNNLRGQAQLGGKENAFEFPGFVPAYIRPMFCEGMGPFRWVALSGDPADIRRTDQAVLELFPEKESLRRWIQMAQQRVAFQGLPARICWLGYGERARAGLAFNELVRKGEVKAPIVIGRDHLDCGSVASPNRETEAMRDGSDAVADWPILNALVNAVNGASWVSFHHGGGVGMGYSLHSGQVIVADGTPEAARRIERVLTSDPGMGVLRHADAGYPEAISVAHERGVKIPGVTV